In Drosophila nasuta strain 15112-1781.00 chromosome 2R, ASM2355853v1, whole genome shotgun sequence, a single genomic region encodes these proteins:
- the LOC132785490 gene encoding uncharacterized protein LOC132785490, which yields MAESSNGNGNGNDADNYHPAPQWLTVPYVENILRRYKKDDDLNITDISIKPATAKGENYASVMTRIKVDYVRSGSNASESENFIVKTTYENDPFISGIFASYQTSTTEMVMYDKILPQLSALLDGTDKSEKLFAKTIYVDYKHSAIIFEDLAICKYAIGDRLIGYDLEFTRLALRKLAKMHAAAAVFNERQPGLLTKLDHGIFNRHSRGFTPMFENFFIEAVTFAAECPELGNVYADKLKRLKNLVMEYTERVYDPKDDEFNTLTHGDLWVNNIMLRPKTENRDLDMLLIDFQYSAWGSPAIDLHYFFSSSLQPELHKHINALIEYYHSVLVDTLRAFDFTGYIPTLRQMWLQLEKGKFMAVTTTLTCQAIMINDQTADADFNALMLDNERSRNFRKVAYNNKRLRENLKYWLPIYNQCGLLDVQEWE from the exons ATGGCCGAGTCAAGTAACGGtaacggcaacggcaatgaCGCTGACAATTACCATCCTGCTCCACAGTGGCTTACTGTGCCCTATGTGGAGAACATTCTGCGTCGCTACAAAAAGGACGACGATCTCAATATCACCGATATAAGCATTAAGCCAGCGACGGCCAAGGGTGAAAATTATGCTAGTGTTATGACTAGAATCAAAGTGGATTATGTGCGCAGTGGTTCCAATGCATCGGAAAGTGAAAACTTCATTGTAAAGACAACATATGAGAATGATCCCTTCATTTCTGGCATATTTGCCAGCTATCAGACGAGCACCACCGAGATGGTCATGTATGATAAGATTCTGCCACAGTTGAGTGCACTGTTGGATGGAACAGATAAATCGGAAAAACTATTCGCAAAGACGATTTACGTGGATTACAAGCATTCGGCTATCATCTTTGAGGATTTAGCAATCTGTAAATATGCTATTGGGGATCGTCTAATTGGCTACGACTTGGAATTCACAAGGCTGGCGTTGAGAAAGCTGGCCAAGAtgcatgctgctgctgccgtatTCAACGAACGTCAACCAGGTTTGCTGACCAAACTCGATCATGGCATTTTCAATCGCCATTCACGAGGATTCACGCCGAtgtttgaaaacttttttattgAGGCCGTTACCTTTGCTGCTGAGTGTCCAGAGCTTGGCAATGTTTATGCCGACAAACTGAAGCGTCTGAAGAATTTGGTTATGGAGTACACCGAACGTGTCTACGACCCTAAGGATGATGAATTCAATACCTTAACACACGGCGATCTGTGGGTCAACAACATAATGTTGAGaccaaaaaccgaaaacagGGATCTGGACATGTTGCTCATTGACTTTCAATACTCGGCCTGGGGTTCACCAGCCATAGATCTTCATTACTTCTTTTCCAGTTCACTGCAGCCGGAGCTGCATAAACACATAAATGCTTTGATTGAATACTATCATAGTGTTCTTGTCGATACGTTGCGGGCATTTGACTTCACTGGCTATATACCCACGCTTCGTCAGATGTGGTTGCAATTGGAAAAGGGCAAATTCATGG CCGTTACTACTACACTTACCTGCCAGGCTATAATGATCAACGATCAGACTGCCGACGCCGATTTTAATGCCTTGATGTTGGACAATGAAAGAAGTCGAAACTTTAGAAAAGTGgcctacaacaacaagagactTCGGGAGAACCTTAAGTATTGGCTGCCCATTTACAACCAGTGTGGTCTACTGGATGTCCAAGAATGGGAATAG